One genomic window of Luteitalea pratensis includes the following:
- a CDS encoding PadR family transcriptional regulator produces the protein MAKSPAPALLQGTLDLLILHALQRGSLHGYAIAQTIHLLSDEVLRVEEGSLYPALYRLELDGAIAATWGLSENNRKAKYYELTRHGRRVLAAQHDTWTRLSMAVGRVLANQP, from the coding sequence GTGGCCAAGTCCCCCGCCCCTGCCCTGCTCCAGGGCACCCTCGACCTGCTGATCCTCCATGCCCTGCAGCGCGGCTCGCTGCACGGCTATGCGATCGCGCAGACGATCCACCTGTTGTCGGACGAGGTGCTGCGCGTCGAGGAGGGCTCCCTGTACCCGGCGCTCTATCGACTCGAACTCGACGGCGCGATCGCCGCCACGTGGGGCCTGTCCGAGAACAACCGCAAGGCCAAGTACTACGAGCTGACCCGGCACGGGCGGCGCGTCCTGGCGGCGCAGCACGACACGTGGACGCGACTCTCCATGGCCGTCGGTCGCGTCCTCGCGAACCAGCCCTAG